Within Epilithonimonas zeae, the genomic segment ATAAATTTCAAATCTACAACTCGCTCTTCATGAGTTTGCCTTATGATAAAATGACGAATATTGGGATGTTGCTTCCTTTTCTTTATGAAGAAAGTAAAGATGGCTATAATGTCGGGAAATCTCCGGAAGAAATTGTGGAAGAGTTTTTCCAGAAACATACCGAGTTACAAACAGAAGACCAGAAACTGGAATTGTTGTTTAAAATTATCCAATATATTGAAAGACAAGTGGTTTTGTTTGACAGTATAGAAGATGCGGCTTTCCAGCAATTACATTCTGAAACCGATTCTGGAACGGTAATGAATCTCTATGACAGAGCCAATCAGGAACATCATTTGACAGCCATTCGAAAAAAAATGGATGACTTTGGAATTAAGATTGTTTTCACGGCGCACCCAACTCAGTTTTATCCAAACGCTGTTCAGAGAATCATCCATGATTTGCGTGATGCCATCATTAATGATTCGGTGACGCAAATTGATACCTTGCTTCAGCAATTGGGGAAAACGCCTTTTGTTAATAAAGAAAAACCAACACCACTAGACGAGGCGATGAGCATCATTTATTACCTGAGATATGTTTATTATCAAAGTATTGGTGAGCTTTACAGAAAGATCAAACAAGTTTACGGAACATCTAATTTCACGCCGAGCCCAGATATTATTCAGTTAGGGTTTTGGCCAGGTGGAGACCGCGATGGAAATCCTTTTGTAACGGCAGATATCACTATGAAAGTGGCTGAAGAATTGAGAATTTCTATTCTTAAAGATTATTATGGACATCTTAAAATTGTAAGAAGGAGACTGAGTTTCCGTGGTGTTTCTGATGTCTTGGATAAATTGAGTAAAAATCTTTATGCTTCCATCTTCCAAAAAGAGGCGCGAATTTCAACTGATGAAATTGTAAAAAAACTGGATGAGGCAGAAAAAATTCTTAAAGAAGAACATAATGCACTTTTCATAGATGTGTTAGATGACTTTAGAGATCGAGTGAAGATTTTCGGAACTCACTTTGCGACTTTGGATATCCGTCAGGACAGTAGAGTTCATCAAAATGTAATCGATGATATTTTCAAAAAAGTAATAGACGGAAATGCAGATTCCAGAACGGATGATGAAAAAGTTCAGCTTTTGATTGATTCTAATCAGGTTTTGGATCCACAAGATTTTGAAGATGAAATGACGTGTGAAACTCTGAAAAGTATTTATAATATCAAAAAAATTCAGGAGAGTAATGGCGAGCGAGGAATGCATCGTTATATCATTTCCAACTCGGATGAAGTGAAAGATGTGATGAATGTTTATGCTATGATGAAACTTTGTGGTTATGCAGATGATGAAATCAACATTGATATAGTTCCGTTGTTTGAAACGATGGAAGGTCTTGACAGATCGGAAGAAGTGATGAGAACTTTGTATAATCATCCGATTTATAAGAAGCATCTGCAAAAACGAAACAACAAACAAATCATTATGCTTGGCTTTTCAGACGGAACCAAAGATGGTGGTTATCTGAAAGCGAACTGGCAAATCTATACTTCGAAAGAGAAGTTGACTAAAATCTCTGAGGAAAACGGAGTGAAAGTTGTTTTCTTTGATGGTAGAGGTGGACCGCCAGCGAGAGGTGGTGGAAAAACCCACGATTTCTATGCTTCGCAAGGAAAAACGATTGCGAATAATCAAATTGAGTTGACGATACAAGGGCAAACTATTACGAGTGTTTTTGGAAATAAAGATCAGGCAAAATTCAATTTTGAACAGTTGTTGACAGCTGGGATTGAGAATGATGTTTTCAAAAGTGTGAAAAAAGATTTGAACGACGGCGAAAGAAAATTAATCTCAGAATTAGCAGACATCAGTTATGGTAAATATTCTGATTTGAAGGCGCATCCAATGTTTGTTCCTTACCTGCAAGAGATGAGTACTTTGGAATACTATGGCCGAACTAATATCGGAAGTCGACCAAGTAAAAGAGGGGCGGGTTCTGAACTGAAGTTTGAAGATCTTCGTGCGATTCCGTTTGTGGGATCCTGGGCTCAGCTAAGACAGAATGTTCCTGGGTTCTTCGGATTTGGCTCTGCTTTGAAGGCTTTGAAAGATGCAGGAAGATTTGATGAAATTAAAGAATTATATAAAGGTTCGGACTTCTTCAAAACGCTAGTTCTCAATTCGATGATGAGTATGAATAAGACTTATTTCCCGCTGACTTATTATATGAGAAATAATGAGAAATTCGGTGAGTTCTGGAATATTCTTTTTGCTGAATTCTCTTTGTCTAAAGAAATGATGCTGGAACTAACCGGTTATAATATCCTGATGCAGGAAGAACCTATCAACAGAAAATCTATCAGAATTAGAGAAAAAATCGTACTTCCGCTGTTGAGTATCCAGCAATATGCTTTGATTAAAATCCAAAAAGGAGAAGGCGATCGTGAGTCTTATGAGAAGCTTGTGATGCGTTCCTTGTTTGGAAATATTAATGCCAGTAGAAACTCGGCTTAGTAGTAAAATTATGATTTATAAATTATAAATTGATTAAAGACGGTATAATAAAAAAACTCTCAATCATTTAAGAGTTTTTATCGTTAATAACTCAAGATAAATTTTTGCTTTGATGATTATGAGGAAAAGAATTGATAATCATCCAAAGAAAAACTGCAAAACCAAGTTTGTCATAGCTCCAATCAAGTTGAAATGGAATGAATGTCATAGCACTTAAAACCGCAATCAACAACATTAGAGTCCAAGATATTTTAGTCTTGAATATATACTTTGTAGCATTTTGGAATATTATTGATTCTAAAAAAGCTCCCAGGAAAAATGAGATGATAGGTTCTGTCATTATACAAATAACTGAAGGAAACCAAGTAGAAAATCACGTTACTGACTACTAAATGTCTTATTAAATCTAATTTGTTTCGTTTAAAGCCTGCTACAAGTAAAGGAAACAGTATAGCTCCAATTAACATTAATATAGTAACGATTCTTTCATCACCATTGTTTTCAAGAGTAACTCCGGCAATCCAAAATAAAGTTGGAGCTATTATACAATAGGTGAATCTTTTATACATTGATAGAAGAATTACAGTTGTGATTTCGAACAAAATTCTTTTGCATTGCTTTACTCCTTAATAAAATTCAAACAAAAGAAATTGACAATTGCAATAATTATCCAAAACGGTGAAGCAAAGACGATTGCAAAAATAAACATCGGAATAATGCCTTTTAAGCCTGCTGTTATGATGTTATCCATTGGCAAGCGCATTCCGATAGAGGTAAAAATGCAAGCAATCATCATTCCTGATAAACTTAGCAAAATTGAGATGCCAACGAGTTGCCATTTTGTTTGTTTTTGAATGTTTTGCTGTAATCGGTAAAATGAAAATCCGTAAAGAATAATGATACAGAAAGAAATAATTAAGCGATAAATGATTGCCAAATCAGGAAACATCAACAAAGCAAGATTGCCAATAATTAAATTGAGAACGATACAAAATATAGCAATTGATTTAAATCGGTTAGACATTTCTTAATGGAATTGTGTTGTGTAAATATAACAGATACTTCGGAAAGAAAAAACCTCACAAGCAATGATTTGAAAATGTATTTGTTATAATCTTATTAATATTGATTAGACTAAGATGGCATAAATTCTGATAAGTAGCTAATATCAAATCACAAAATTATGGCAATAGAATTACATTTGAAAAAGAACGAAGCATTGAAAACTTATCTGCCTTCAACCTTATTAATTTCCAAAGAAAACTACAATCTACATTTGGCGCAGCGTTATTTTTATGCTGGAGTTTATGCTGACAAAGAGGCTCTGAAAAAGTATATTAATGAGGATATCTATTTCTATGATCTTTACATCACTTACCATAATTTTCATCAGGATGTTCCAACTAAATAAATTCTATGATTGTATTTAATTAGCAATGGCTCAATTTGTGCAAGTAGGACTAACATCGAATCCAATTATTATGTACAAGAAAATACTTGCAGGTTTGGGCGGTGCGATTGCCCTGAACCTTTTGCACGAAATCGTTAGGAAAAACTGCACGAATGTGCCGGAAGTGAACAAAGTAGGAGAGGAAGCTCTCAACAAAGCTTTGGATACTGTCAATATGAAAATTACCAACCACGACCAACTCTATGCTGCAACACTGGCGGGAGATGTTATCAGTAATGCTGCTTATTATGCAGCAACAGCTACAAGTGGTTTTAATATTGCATCGGATATTACTGCTGGTTTAGGAGCGGTGGTATTACCAAAACAAATGGGTCTTGATGATGCTCCAGTTGCGGAAACGACACAGAAAAAACTGTTGACTGTAGGTTATTATCTTTTTGGAGCCGTGGTAACAAAACTCATCTATCATAAAATAAAATAGGATATTAAAAAGCCTCGTTTCATCCATTGAAACGAGGCTTTTTTTATTCTTTAATGAATTTTTCAACTTTTTCTCCAAAATCGGTTTTTATTTTCAGGATGTAATTTCCTTTTGATAATTGAGAAACATTGACTTTAGTAGATTTTTCTGTTTTTATGAGAATTCCTAAAGTATTATATATTTTAACGAAATTATTATGAATCATAATCATCATTAGTTAAAATCGATAAATACCAAAAGCCTATTTCGTCGCCATAATTATTTTCTCCAGTAGTTGATCTGATAATAAATGTTGTTGTTGCACCTCGATATATTTTTTTCATTTCATTATCTACTATTTCTGAAGATATCAGTTTACATCCATATCCTTTTATAGCATTCATATACTCTGTATATTTTGCTTTTTTAAAGAACTGAATTGTAATTTTCGTTTTATCAAAGTCATTTTTGAAGGCATAGAGTATATAAGATTCTGCATGATCGGGTTGATCTGGTACTTTATTATATAAAAAAAAGACTTGTGAAAATTCTTCGTTGAAATCAGCTTTACCAGCTTCTTTAAACTCCCAACCTTTAGAAACCAAATATTCTTCAGCATTAGCTAAATTTTTCTTTCTAATTTCTAAGAGCTGAGCTAATGATAAATTTTGAGCTTGTAAGGCAATATTTATTAAACTAAAAATAATTAATAGTAAAAAGTTTTTCATTTATAGTTTGTATGATTTTATTAGTTTAGATTAAAGCCTCGCTCAAATGAATGAAACGAGGCTTTATTTTTTAAAAAGAGAAAAAACTTAAACTTTTAAGATTTCTGCTTCTTTGATTTTCAAATGTTCATCAGCTTTCTTAACATAAGCATCTGTCAAATCCTGAATGTCTTTTTCAACCCCTTTAATAAGGTCTTCCGCAACACCTTCCAATCTTTTCAGTTCTTTGTTACCTTCTTGTCTCGCGTTTCTGATGGTTACTTTTGTCTGATCAGTTTCTCCTTTTGCCTGTTTTGCCAATTCGCGTCTTCTGTCCTCTGTTAAAGGCGGAACATTGATAATGATAACATCACCATTGTTAGACGGTGCAAATCCAAGGTTAGAGTTTACGATTCCTTTTCCAATTGCTCCCAAGGCTGTTCTGTCCCAAGGCTGGATAGAAAGCGTCATTGCATCTACCACAGAAACGTTGGCGACTTGACTAAGTGGAGTTGGTGCACCGTAGTATTCTACCATTACATCCTGTACCATAGCTGTAGAAGCACGACCTGCTCTAATCTTTTGAAAAGCGTGATCCAAATGCTTGATTGCAGCATCCATCTCTTGCTTTACCGATGCTACAATGAGTTCTAATTCTTCCATTGTATATTTAAAATTTGATAATTGACACATATTTTATTCATAAATGATAATTTATAAACGATAAATAATTCGATATTGATATCATTTATCACTCATTAATTATCAATTATACGTTAACTAAGGTTCCGATATTTTCTCCGTCTACCAGTTTTTCCAGATTACCTTCTTTGTTCATATCAAAAACGATGATTGGTAACTTGTTTTCGTGGCTCAAAGTGAAAGCGGTCATATCCATAACTTTCAGATTTTTTTCAAAAACCTCGTCGAAAGATAGGCTGTTGAATTTCACTGCGTCTGCATTTTTTTCAGGATCACTGTCGTATATTCCGTCCACTCTGGTTCCTTTCAGGATTACATCTGCGTCAATTTCGATTGCTCTAAGTGTTGCAGCAGTATCTGTCGTGAAATATGGATTTCCAGTTCCAGCTCCGAAGATTACAACACGTCCTTTTTCCAAATGACGAACTGCTTTTCTTTTGATGAAAGGTTCAGCTACTTTGTCCATTTCGATAGCAGATTGCAATCTGGTGATAATTCCGGCATCTTCCAAAGCACCTTGTAGAGCCATTCCGTTGATAACCGTTGCAAGCATTCCCATATAATCTCCCTGAACGCGGTCCATTCCTTTTGCAGCACCGGCTAATCCTCTGAAAATATTTCCACCACCGATAACAATCGCTACTTCGCAGCCTTTATCTACTACTTTTTTGATTTCGACTGCATACTCTTTCAGTCTGTCGTTATCGATGCCGTATTGGCGTTCTCCCATAAGTGCTTCACCACTCAATTTCAGAAGGATTCTTTTATATTTCATCTAGCTTGTAATTACTTTTTGATTTTTATTTCAAATTTTGACTGTGCAAATATAATGAAAGCAAAAGAATTACGTTAATGAAAAAGATAGTAGTCCAAAAATTTTGATACGCATCAAAATAGATTATTTTTGCAAAGCCAAAAGACAGTGTTGAAGAAGTTTTACAATCTTTTTTTTATCGCAATTTCCACTATGGTTTTCTCTCAAACGGGAACCTCGGTTTATCAGTTTCTTAATATTCCGATTTCTCCAAGACAAGCAGTTTTGGGAGATGCTATTTCTGTTCGGGATTATGATGTCAATTTCACAGCAGCCAATCCGGCTCTTATGAATCTTGCAATGGATAAAATGTTATCCGTCAATTATGCGTCATATTTAGCTGATACCAAAATTGGAAGTGTCAATTATGTTCGTGATTTGGGTGAGGGACATTTAGCATCGTTCAGTGCAAGATATATGGATTACGGAAGTATGCCAAGAACGGATGAGAATTCTATTGTTAATGGTGATTTTTCTGCAATGGATGCTTCTGTCGGACTTGGTTATGCGTATCAGTTTGAAGATGATTTCACGATTGGAATCAATGGTAATTTTGTAACTTCAAAGATCGATACTTATACATCTTCTGCTGTTACAGCAAGTGCGGGAGTTACTTACCATTTTGATAAAACCAATGAAACCCTAGCCTTGGTTTTTAGGAATTTTGGATATCAAATCAAACCATATAACGGTGTGAGAGAAAGGTTACCTTTCCGTGTGGATCTTGGTTATACTAAAATTTTGGATGAATTTCCAGCAGCATTAACGATTACGGCACACGATCTTCAGCAATTTAATATCTCTGCGGAAACAGATATCAATGGACAGCCTACCAAATTCGGAAGAAAAGTTTTGGACCATATTTCTTTGGGAGCAGAATTATTTCCTGGTCAGGCTTTCAATATCAGATTCGGATATAATGTCAAGAGAGGAGGAGAACTGGCAGTTTTGGATCAAAGAAGTTTTACAGGTTTGTCTGCAGGTTTCAGTTTGAAGATTTCTTCTTTCAGATTCGATTATTCTCACATGCGTTATCATAATGCTTCCAATGTAAATATGCTGGGGCTTACAATGGATTTGATAGAACTTGGCGGAAATAGGAGATAGCGTTTGAGAGTTTTAGTGTATTAAAGTATTTTTTAATTTTTCTCAATGCCAAAATCTCAGAATTTTCTAATTTTGCGCTATGATAAAAAAACCGGTAATTGCTATCGATGGCTTTTCATCCACGGGAAAAAGTTCGATTTCTAAAATCATCGCCAAAAGGTTAGGTCTTATCCATATGGATACAGGCGCGCTTTACAGAGGTATTACTTTTTATGCTATTCAGAATTGTACAGATAACGATGGTAATATTGATTTGCAAAAATTAATTTCTTCACTTCCTAAAATCAATCTAGAATTTCAAAATATTGATGGAGAACTGATTCTGTTTCTTAATGGAAAAAATATCGATAAAGAAATCCGTTTTCCTCAAGTTTCAGATAATGTAAGTCAGGTCGCAAAAGAAGCAGAGGTTCGTAATTTTCTGTTGAATACTCAAAGAGATATTGCTGAAAAAGGTGGAGTGATAATGGATGGAAGAGATATCGGAACAGTTGTCCTCCCTAATGCGGATTACAAATTTTTTATGACAGCAAGTCAGGATGAGCGTGCCAGAAGACGTTTTCTGGAATTGGAATTGGCAGGTGAAAAAACAGATGTGGAAACTGTGAAACAAAACCTGATCTCTCGTGATAAGATCGACAGTGAAAGAGAAATTTCTCCTCTGAAACAGGCTAATGACGCTATTTTGATTGATAACACTAATATCAACAAAGAAGAAACGATTGAGTTGATTTTATCCTATATCAAAAAGTTTTAACAAAATTTTAAGAGCCTTATTTTTTCTTTGGCATTTTAGTTGTAAATTTAGAATCATCAAAATCATCAAATCGAATTTTACAATAAACTAAAAATTATAAATAATGTCAAAAAAATCAAATTCAGCAGCAGTATTAGCAGCATTGTTAGCAGGAGCTGCAACAGGAGTTATATTAGGATTACTTTATGCTCCGGAAGAAGGTAAAGAAACAAGAAAAAAAATCAGAGAAAAAGCAAACGACTTGAAAGATAAAGCTGTAGATGAATACGGTAAAACTTCTGAAAAAGTGAGAGATGCTTATTCTGATGTTTCTCACAATGTAAGAGATAAATACCAATCACTATCTTCTACTTTCAAAGAAACAGCTCAAAATGTAGCTTCTACAGTGAAAGATAGTTATGACAAATACAAAGATCAGATTGTTTCCAAAACTTCTGATGTTGTAAAAGATGTAGAAACAGAATTAGATGGTTTGAAATAGCCTAATCTAATATAGTTATAAAAAGGAATTTAGTTTCTAAATTCCTTTTTTTGTAAATAATTGTGTAATTTTAAAACTAATAAGATTCTTATGATTGATATTATAAAAGATTATACGACCAAGCGTCTGGATCTGATAAAACTCCAGTTCACGGAAAAATCGTCACTTTCAGCGGGAATTATTGCGTTTCTATCTATATTATTAATTGCATTTTCTTTTTTTATTATCTTATTCAATTTCGGAATTGCATTTCTCATTGGGCAATCTTTAGGTAATGCCGCACACGGATTTTTGATTGTTGCAGGATTCTATTTTGTGTTGATGATAATCGTTTTCCTGATGAAGAAAAAAATTGTAACCGTTGTAGCAAACCAAGTTATTGACTTTCTAAAAAAATAATTATGGCGACTAAATATACTAACTTAGATGAGTTGAGAAGTGAAAAAAGACTTCTGAAAAAGGAGATTGGAGAGTTGGAAGATATTCTGACCTTCAAAAGTAAAAAAGAGAGTCTGGG encodes:
- a CDS encoding phosphoenolpyruvate carboxylase is translated as MLNDQKIEKFRQIVENKFQIYNSLFMSLPYDKMTNIGMLLPFLYEESKDGYNVGKSPEEIVEEFFQKHTELQTEDQKLELLFKIIQYIERQVVLFDSIEDAAFQQLHSETDSGTVMNLYDRANQEHHLTAIRKKMDDFGIKIVFTAHPTQFYPNAVQRIIHDLRDAIINDSVTQIDTLLQQLGKTPFVNKEKPTPLDEAMSIIYYLRYVYYQSIGELYRKIKQVYGTSNFTPSPDIIQLGFWPGGDRDGNPFVTADITMKVAEELRISILKDYYGHLKIVRRRLSFRGVSDVLDKLSKNLYASIFQKEARISTDEIVKKLDEAEKILKEEHNALFIDVLDDFRDRVKIFGTHFATLDIRQDSRVHQNVIDDIFKKVIDGNADSRTDDEKVQLLIDSNQVLDPQDFEDEMTCETLKSIYNIKKIQESNGERGMHRYIISNSDEVKDVMNVYAMMKLCGYADDEINIDIVPLFETMEGLDRSEEVMRTLYNHPIYKKHLQKRNNKQIIMLGFSDGTKDGGYLKANWQIYTSKEKLTKISEENGVKVVFFDGRGGPPARGGGKTHDFYASQGKTIANNQIELTIQGQTITSVFGNKDQAKFNFEQLLTAGIENDVFKSVKKDLNDGERKLISELADISYGKYSDLKAHPMFVPYLQEMSTLEYYGRTNIGSRPSKRGAGSELKFEDLRAIPFVGSWAQLRQNVPGFFGFGSALKALKDAGRFDEIKELYKGSDFFKTLVLNSMMSMNKTYFPLTYYMRNNEKFGEFWNILFAEFSLSKEMMLELTGYNILMQEEPINRKSIRIREKIVLPLLSIQQYALIKIQKGEGDRESYEKLVMRSLFGNINASRNSA
- a CDS encoding T9SS type A sorting domain-containing protein, which codes for MIHNNFVKIYNTLGILIKTEKSTKVNVSQLSKGNYILKIKTDFGEKVEKFIKE
- the frr gene encoding ribosome recycling factor; this translates as MEELELIVASVKQEMDAAIKHLDHAFQKIRAGRASTAMVQDVMVEYYGAPTPLSQVANVSVVDAMTLSIQPWDRTALGAIGKGIVNSNLGFAPSNNGDVIIINVPPLTEDRRRELAKQAKGETDQTKVTIRNARQEGNKELKRLEGVAEDLIKGVEKDIQDLTDAYVKKADEHLKIKEAEILKV
- the pyrH gene encoding UMP kinase → MKYKRILLKLSGEALMGERQYGIDNDRLKEYAVEIKKVVDKGCEVAIVIGGGNIFRGLAGAAKGMDRVQGDYMGMLATVINGMALQGALEDAGIITRLQSAIEMDKVAEPFIKRKAVRHLEKGRVVIFGAGTGNPYFTTDTAATLRAIEIDADVILKGTRVDGIYDSDPEKNADAVKFNSLSFDEVFEKNLKVMDMTAFTLSHENKLPIIVFDMNKEGNLEKLVDGENIGTLVNV
- the porQ gene encoding type IX secretion system protein PorQ; the protein is MLKKFYNLFFIAISTMVFSQTGTSVYQFLNIPISPRQAVLGDAISVRDYDVNFTAANPALMNLAMDKMLSVNYASYLADTKIGSVNYVRDLGEGHLASFSARYMDYGSMPRTDENSIVNGDFSAMDASVGLGYAYQFEDDFTIGINGNFVTSKIDTYTSSAVTASAGVTYHFDKTNETLALVFRNFGYQIKPYNGVRERLPFRVDLGYTKILDEFPAALTITAHDLQQFNISAETDINGQPTKFGRKVLDHISLGAELFPGQAFNIRFGYNVKRGGELAVLDQRSFTGLSAGFSLKISSFRFDYSHMRYHNASNVNMLGLTMDLIELGGNRR
- the cmk gene encoding (d)CMP kinase encodes the protein MIKKPVIAIDGFSSTGKSSISKIIAKRLGLIHMDTGALYRGITFYAIQNCTDNDGNIDLQKLISSLPKINLEFQNIDGELILFLNGKNIDKEIRFPQVSDNVSQVAKEAEVRNFLLNTQRDIAEKGGVIMDGRDIGTVVLPNADYKFFMTASQDERARRRFLELELAGEKTDVETVKQNLISRDKIDSEREISPLKQANDAILIDNTNINKEETIELILSYIKKF
- a CDS encoding YtxH domain-containing protein, producing MSKKSNSAAVLAALLAGAATGVILGLLYAPEEGKETRKKIREKANDLKDKAVDEYGKTSEKVRDAYSDVSHNVRDKYQSLSSTFKETAQNVASTVKDSYDKYKDQIVSKTSDVVKDVETELDGLK
- a CDS encoding phage holin family protein; this translates as MIDIIKDYTTKRLDLIKLQFTEKSSLSAGIIAFLSILLIAFSFFIILFNFGIAFLIGQSLGNAAHGFLIVAGFYFVLMIIVFLMKKKIVTVVANQVIDFLKK